From Podospora bellae-mahoneyi strain CBS 112042 chromosome 3, whole genome shotgun sequence, the proteins below share one genomic window:
- the MNN11 gene encoding putative alpha-1,6-mannosyltransferase mnn11 (CAZy:GT34; EggNog:ENOG503NX7S; COG:G; COG:M), which produces MHFALPPRKTSIPPPYMPRSNRLPMLRRSRFKLIAITGLFFLTVIYLLTRGNGHPKLKKRMPTGNPPVVVVTVFDEAKYGKGYIDSIKENRIEYAKKHGYQTFFANVGDYDLKGAPGSWTKVVAMRHALTKYPEAYFLWYLDQNAFVMNPQLKIEDHIMKTAKLTDLMKKDHPVVPPDSIIKTFSHLTGQDVDFILTQDKDGLSVGSFIVRNGEWGEFFLDTWFDPIYRSYNFQKAETHALEHIVQWHPTILARLAIIDQRLLNSYSQGNKGDQYKDGDIAVRLVDCVSAGANACETESQRFVQQWRTSFGKS; this is translated from the exons ATGCATTTCGCACTACCCCCACGAAAGACGTCGATTCCTCCGCCGTACATGCCTCGGTCGAACCGTCTACCCATGCTACGGAGAAGCCGCTTCAAGCTCATCGCGATCACGGGACTGTTCTTCTTGACGGTAATATACCTGCTCACCCGCGGCAATGGGCATCCAAAGCTTAAGAAGCGCATGCCTACTGGTAAcccgccggtggtggtggtgacggtgttCGACGAGGCCAAGTACGGCAAGGGGTACATCGACTCGATCAAGGAGAACAGGATAGAATATGCCAAGAAGCATG GATATCAAACTTTCTTTGCCAATGTCGGCGACTATGATCTGAAGGGTGCGCCGGGATCGTGGACCAAAGTGGTGGCCATGCGCCATGCTCTCACCAAGTATCCCGAGGCCTACTTCCTCTGGTATCTGGACCAGAACGCCTTCGTGATGAACCCGCAGCTGAAGATTGAGGACCACATCATGAAGACGGCCAAGTTGACGGACCTCATGAAGAAGGACCATCCCGTTGTCCCGCCAgacagcatcatcaagacATTTTCCCACCTTACCGGGCAGGACGTGGACTTTATTCTCACGCAGGACAAGGACGGGTTGTCTGTTGGGAGCTTCATCGTTCGCAACGGAGAATGGGGCGAGTTCTTCTTGGACACTTGGTTTGATCCTATTTACCGGAGCTACAACTTTCAGAAGGCCGAGACACACGCCTTG GAGCACATTGTTCAGTGGCATCCCACCATTCTCGCCCGTCTCGCCATCATCGATCAGCGTCTTCTGAACTCCTACAGCCAAGGCAACAAGGGGGATCAGTACAAGGACGGAGACATCGCCGTCAGGCTCGTCGACTGTGTATCAGCCGGGGCCAACGCATGCGAGACCGAGTCTCAAAGATTTGTCCAGCAATGGCGAACCTCTTTTGGCAAATCCTGA